The following proteins are co-located in the Phocoena phocoena chromosome 1, mPhoPho1.1, whole genome shotgun sequence genome:
- the SLFNL1 gene encoding schlafen-like protein 1: protein MTRRDVDSSAEEHQEGKTQALQERRAQAPLRAESLGNLSAPSPPVVPPHLPAVWPVSLGPAVSLLPRLLVLSGSVHSTLFSVFVEQPRDPSLGCVTGPQEEWPAVRNPRSPSKGDPSRDLQEEITATQVQEPLMEPPGKRPLQELPAEESVSEDSSTKAAPSRHVLYVGHLNPQFSVPVLTCLLRDALERLELPVAREHIHVVRQPRKAYALVQVAAHEDTLASLPWRLHTALEEHQVIQELVAPGKELVLGEGREPSNRREILGQERLFQGTFLGSETRNVEFKRGGGEYLSQAFKHHLRRYVCAFLNSEGGSLLVGVEDSGLVQGTRCSHHDEDRVRLLVDSILQGFNPQVFPDAYKLTFIPVVSTSATGTPLKVIRLSVHAPKAQAQPQLYETDQGEVFLRRDGSIQGPLSVRAIQEWGRQKWTAELSKLEERLRALRAEKEQLQQQLQQYKPVSCTCRVL, encoded by the exons ATGACAAGGAGAGACGTGGACTCCAGTGCTGAGGAACATCAGGAAGGGAAAACCCAGGCACTTCAGGAGAGAAGAGCGCAGGCTCCGCTCAGGGCTGAATCCTTGGGGAACCTCTCTGCCCCGTCCCCACCTGTGGTCCCTCCCCACCTGCCGGCTGTGTGGCCCGTGTCCCTGGGCCCTGCTGTGTCTCTGTTGCCCAGGCTGTTAGTCCTAAGCGGAAGTGTCCACAGCACCCTCTTCAGCGTCTTTGTGGAACAACCCAGAGACCCTTCCCTGGGCTGTGTCACCG GGCCCCAGGAGGAGTGGCCAGCGGTGAGGAATCCCAGAAGCCCCTCCAAGGGAGACCCCTCCAGAGACCTCCAGGAAGAGATCACCGCGACACAGGTGCAGGAGCCCCTCATGGAGCCCCCAGGCAAGCGGCCCCTGCAGGAGCTCCCCGCAGAAGAGTCCGTGTCTGAGGACTCAAGTACCAAGGCGGCTCCCAGCAGGCATGTTCTCTACGTGGGCCACCTGAACCCCCAGTTCTCAGTGCCCGTGCTCACCTGCCTGCTGCGAGACGCCCTGGAGCGGCTGGAGCTGCCGGTGGCGCGGGAGCACATCCACGTGGTGAGGCAGCCACGCAAGGCCTACGCACTGGTGCAGGTGGCCGCCCACGAGGACACCCTGGCCTCCCTGCCCTGGCGCCTACACACGGCCTTGGAGGAGCACCAGGTCATCCAGGAGCTGGTGGCCCCTGGGAAGGAGCTGGTGCTGGGTGAGGGCCGGGAGCCCTCAAACCGCAGAGAG ATCCTGGGCCAGGAGCGCCTCTTCCAGGGCACCTTCCTGGGCAGCGAGACACGCAACGTGGAGTTCAAGAGGGGGGGCGGCGAGTACCTGAGCCAGGCCTTCAAGCACCACCTGCGTCGCTACGTGTGCGCCTTCCTCAACAGCGAGGGCGGCAGCCTGCTGGTGGGCGTGGAGGACAGTGGCCTGGTGCAGGGCACCCGCTGCAGCCACCATGACGAGGACCGCGTGCGCCTGCTGGTGGACTCCATCCTGCAGGGCTTCAACCCCCAGGTCTTCCCTGACGCTTACAAGCTCACCTTCATCCCCGTGGTCAGCACCTCTGCCACCGGCACCCCCCTCAAG GTGATCCGTCTGAGCGTGCACGCCCCCAAGGCCCAGGCCCAGCCGCAGCTCTACGAGACGGACCAGGGGGAGGTGTTCCTGCGGCGGGACGGGAGCATCCAGGGCCCCCTGTCCGTACGCGCCATCCAGGAGTGGGGCAGGCAG AAGTGGACGGCTGAGCTGAGCAAGCTGGAGGAGAGGCTGCGGGCGCTGAGAGCCGAGAAGGAGCAGctccagcagcagctgcagcagtaCAAGCCCGTCTCCTGCACCTGCCGCGTCCTGTGA